In Arthrobacter alpinus, a single window of DNA contains:
- a CDS encoding Gfo/Idh/MocA family protein has translation MSDSNLSKTVPLKVGVVGVGWAGQQHIKAFSNVAGVEVVAVAGMESELLAQLQTEYNIPHGFSRWEDLLELEGLDAVSVAVPTFLHAPITIAALERGLHVLSEKPLARNGEEGAAMVAAARQAGRVLDVVFNHRRRGDVKKLKSIIDDGELGRPYYAKASWLRRRGIPTLGSWFTNPELSGGGPLADIGVHVLDYALHLLGEPKVISVSASAYSELGAQGRGGDATYIAASANNKFEVEDFASAFIRLEGGVTLVVEAGWASYRDPADLMDFRVYGTDGGAELRAAQSLQISDSGLRVFTDKEDVNADYVAEPLEDGNHQSVIDEFVAAVRSGAGVWGQYDGSVALNRALIIDACYKSALEQREVRL, from the coding sequence ATGAGTGATTCAAATTTGAGCAAAACCGTACCTCTCAAGGTTGGTGTAGTGGGTGTTGGTTGGGCCGGGCAGCAACACATAAAGGCCTTTAGCAATGTGGCCGGTGTGGAAGTTGTTGCTGTGGCGGGCATGGAATCCGAACTCCTGGCCCAGCTCCAGACCGAGTACAACATCCCCCATGGGTTTTCCCGCTGGGAAGATCTTCTGGAACTGGAAGGTTTGGACGCAGTCAGCGTGGCCGTTCCGACCTTCCTGCATGCGCCCATCACCATCGCCGCGCTGGAACGCGGACTGCATGTCCTCAGCGAAAAGCCGCTGGCCCGCAACGGTGAAGAGGGCGCGGCCATGGTTGCTGCTGCCCGCCAGGCCGGCCGTGTCTTGGACGTTGTCTTCAATCATCGACGACGTGGCGACGTCAAAAAACTCAAGAGCATCATTGACGACGGCGAGCTGGGACGCCCGTACTACGCGAAGGCTTCCTGGCTTCGCCGCCGAGGAATCCCCACGCTGGGCAGCTGGTTTACGAACCCCGAGCTGTCCGGTGGCGGACCCTTGGCTGACATTGGGGTGCATGTCCTGGACTATGCGCTGCACCTGCTGGGTGAGCCCAAGGTCATCTCCGTCTCAGCTTCTGCCTACTCAGAACTGGGTGCCCAGGGTCGCGGCGGCGACGCCACCTACATCGCAGCTTCGGCAAACAACAAGTTTGAGGTGGAAGACTTCGCCTCGGCATTCATCCGTCTGGAAGGCGGCGTCACCTTGGTGGTGGAGGCCGGCTGGGCCAGCTACCGCGATCCCGCCGATCTCATGGACTTCCGTGTTTACGGAACCGACGGCGGCGCTGAATTGCGCGCTGCGCAGTCACTCCAGATATCCGATTCCGGCTTGCGCGTCTTCACCGACAAAGAAGACGTCAACGCCGACTATGTGGCGGAGCCCCTTGAAGATGGCAACCACCAATCGGTTATCGACGAGTTCGTCGCGGCCGTCCGCAGCGGCGCAGGGGTCTGGGGCCAGTACGACGGTTCCGTAGCCCTGAACCGGGCACTTATTATCGATGCGTGCTACAAATCCGCCCTTGAACAGCGTGAAGTGAGGCTCTAA
- a CDS encoding carbohydrate ABC transporter permease: MHETTGAKVFRIVTITLLSIFTIIPIYVMVISGLKPLKDVQGSFSWWPETLTIQPYIDMWKTVPLADYFLNSVIVSTVATLLSLIIAIFASYAISRYTFRGRALFSGTVLSTQMLPGVLFLLPLFLIFVNINTNFGVQLVGTRVGLIITYLTFSLPFSIWMLAGYFDGIPRELDEAAKVDGCGPMRALIKVILPAARPGLVAVAIYSFMTSWGEVLFASVMTTDANRTLAVGLQLYSTQTNVYWNQIMAASVVVSIPIVIGFLLLQKNFVAGLTAGAVK, translated from the coding sequence ATGCATGAAACAACCGGCGCCAAGGTCTTTAGAATCGTCACCATTACCCTGCTGAGCATCTTCACCATCATCCCCATCTACGTCATGGTGATCTCAGGACTGAAGCCACTGAAGGACGTACAAGGTTCGTTCTCCTGGTGGCCTGAAACACTGACGATTCAGCCATACATTGACATGTGGAAGACAGTTCCGCTGGCAGACTACTTCCTGAACTCCGTCATTGTCTCCACCGTTGCAACTCTGCTCTCCCTGATCATCGCGATCTTCGCCTCCTATGCCATCTCCCGTTACACCTTCCGCGGCCGCGCGCTTTTCTCCGGCACGGTCTTGTCCACTCAAATGTTGCCCGGCGTGCTGTTCCTGCTGCCGTTGTTCTTGATATTCGTGAACATCAACACCAACTTCGGTGTTCAGCTGGTAGGTACCCGGGTCGGTTTGATCATCACGTACCTGACCTTCTCGCTGCCGTTCTCCATCTGGATGCTCGCAGGCTACTTCGATGGCATCCCGCGCGAACTGGATGAAGCCGCCAAGGTGGATGGCTGCGGTCCCATGCGCGCACTGATCAAGGTGATCCTGCCCGCGGCCCGGCCCGGACTCGTCGCCGTCGCCATCTACAGTTTCATGACCAGTTGGGGTGAAGTCCTGTTCGCCTCAGTCATGACTACCGACGCGAACCGGACCCTGGCGGTGGGCCTTCAGCTCTACTCAACACAGACCAATGTCTACTGGAACCAGATCATGGCCGCCTCGGTGGTTGTCAGCATCCCCATCGTGATCGGCTTCCTGCTTCTCCAGAAGAACTTTGTGGCTGGTCTGACGGCCGGAGCCGTTAAGTAA
- a CDS encoding carbohydrate ABC transporter permease: protein MIGDNAFLAVVVVGIWRLWPFAFLMLMAGLQSIPNDVYEASAVDGAKPFRQWWHITLPMLRPVNMVLVLVMFLWTFNDFNTPFVLFGGSQPPAGDLISFHIYNASFLTWNFGSGAAMSVLLLLFLLVASGIYLLLMNRRKDNA, encoded by the coding sequence TTGATCGGCGACAACGCGTTCCTCGCCGTCGTTGTTGTAGGCATTTGGCGCCTGTGGCCCTTCGCGTTCTTGATGTTGATGGCTGGTCTGCAGTCCATCCCCAACGATGTGTACGAGGCATCGGCCGTTGACGGTGCAAAGCCGTTCCGCCAGTGGTGGCACATCACCTTGCCCATGCTGCGCCCGGTCAACATGGTTCTTGTCCTCGTCATGTTCCTGTGGACCTTCAACGACTTCAACACCCCCTTCGTCTTGTTCGGCGGCTCGCAGCCACCGGCAGGTGACTTGATCTCCTTCCATATCTACAACGCTTCATTCCTGACCTGGAACTTCGGTTCGGGTGCCGCAATGTCGGTCCTGCTACTGCTCTTCCTGCTGGTCGCCAGCGGAATCTACCTGCTCTTGATGAACCGGAGGAAAGACAATGCATGA
- a CDS encoding carbohydrate ABC transporter permease, with protein sequence MSASTAVKKSGHAAGATGRKARKPRRAGWWLPYALLAPAVIFELFIHVVPMVTGIWMSFLKLTKMFISNWGNAPFVGLKNYQVALDFDSAVGLGLLKSFGITAAFTILVVGISWSLGMAAGVALQKTFRGRAIFRTLFLIPYALPMYAGVIAWKFMLQKDSGALNHLLFDNLGLPGTSRSG encoded by the coding sequence GTGTCTGCATCCACCGCCGTAAAGAAATCCGGCCACGCAGCCGGGGCCACCGGAAGGAAAGCCCGCAAGCCCCGTCGCGCCGGCTGGTGGTTGCCCTATGCGCTGCTGGCACCAGCCGTCATATTTGAGCTCTTCATCCACGTAGTTCCCATGGTCACGGGAATCTGGATGAGCTTCCTCAAACTCACCAAGATGTTCATCTCCAACTGGGGAAACGCCCCCTTCGTTGGGTTGAAGAACTACCAGGTTGCCCTCGACTTCGATTCCGCCGTTGGGCTCGGATTACTGAAATCATTCGGCATCACCGCCGCATTCACCATCTTGGTGGTCGGCATCTCCTGGAGCCTCGGAATGGCCGCCGGCGTCGCCTTGCAGAAGACCTTCCGCGGACGCGCCATCTTCCGCACCTTGTTCCTGATTCCCTACGCCTTGCCCATGTACGCGGGTGTCATCGCCTGGAAGTTCATGTTGCAAAAGGACAGCGGAGCGCTTAACCACCTGCTGTTCGACAACCTGGGCCTGCCCGGGACAAGCCGTTCTGGTTGA
- a CDS encoding ABC transporter substrate-binding protein: MKIRSFAAVAAIAALALTGCSGPADSASSESDGKTLTYWASNQGTSLDNDKEVLTPQLKKFEEETGIKVNLEVIGWNDLQTRIQTAVTSGQAPDVLNIGNTWAASLQSTGAFMPFDSTALDAIGGKDKFVKTAMDTGGVPGEDPTSVPLYGLAYGLYYNKAMFKDAGLTPPTTWEEMVAAAKKLTTGDKHGFALAAGSYTENSHFAFINAAQNDAEFFDAEGKPTFTEDGVVDGISRYLDLMQTDKVVDPANAQYDNATQAVNDFANGKVGMVLSQSNANSSINSQGMKSDEFGVVAFPAPSGAKDVATMVAGINMSIFKNTKNKDGALEFVKFMTSETTQAELDKPFAALPVLAGVTPSFTEDAELAKTFADIYENKSKPLPLVPAEDQFESTVGKAMNQMFATIASGGTVSKDDIKAALTTAQQAVEAAS; encoded by the coding sequence GTGAAAATTCGATCTTTTGCCGCGGTAGCGGCCATCGCGGCACTTGCCCTCACCGGTTGTAGCGGACCTGCCGACAGCGCATCCAGCGAGTCAGACGGCAAGACGCTGACCTACTGGGCCAGCAACCAAGGCACCAGCCTGGACAACGACAAGGAAGTTCTCACACCGCAGCTGAAGAAGTTTGAGGAAGAGACCGGCATCAAGGTCAACCTTGAAGTCATCGGCTGGAACGATCTCCAGACCCGCATCCAGACCGCTGTCACCTCGGGTCAGGCACCCGACGTCCTCAATATCGGCAATACCTGGGCAGCCTCACTGCAGTCAACCGGCGCGTTCATGCCCTTCGACTCAACTGCCCTCGACGCCATTGGTGGCAAGGACAAATTCGTCAAAACCGCCATGGACACCGGTGGAGTCCCCGGCGAAGACCCCACCTCCGTACCCCTGTACGGCTTGGCTTACGGCCTTTACTACAACAAGGCAATGTTCAAGGACGCCGGTCTCACCCCGCCCACCACCTGGGAAGAAATGGTTGCAGCAGCCAAGAAGCTGACAACCGGTGACAAGCACGGCTTCGCCTTGGCCGCCGGCAGCTACACCGAGAACTCCCACTTTGCTTTCATCAACGCAGCCCAGAACGACGCAGAATTCTTCGATGCTGAAGGCAAGCCCACGTTCACCGAAGACGGTGTTGTAGATGGCATCTCTCGTTACCTAGACCTCATGCAAACCGACAAGGTTGTTGACCCCGCCAACGCCCAGTACGACAACGCAACCCAGGCCGTCAACGACTTTGCCAACGGCAAGGTTGGCATGGTGCTGAGCCAGAGCAACGCCAACAGCTCCATCAACTCCCAAGGCATGAAGAGCGACGAATTTGGCGTAGTTGCCTTCCCCGCACCGTCAGGCGCCAAGGACGTAGCCACCATGGTTGCCGGTATCAACATGTCCATCTTCAAGAACACGAAGAACAAGGACGGCGCACTGGAATTCGTGAAATTCATGACTAGCGAGACCACGCAGGCCGAACTCGACAAACCGTTCGCAGCCCTCCCAGTTCTCGCCGGGGTCACCCCCAGCTTCACCGAAGATGCAGAACTGGCCAAGACCTTCGCCGACATCTACGAAAACAAGTCCAAGCCCCTGCCCCTGGTACCGGCTGAAGACCAGTTCGAGAGCACCGTAGGCAAGGCCATGAACCAGATGTTCGCCACAATCGCCTCCGGCGGAACCGTCTCCAAGGACGACATCAAGGCAGCACTGACCACCGCACAGCAGGCGGTCGAAGCAGCAAGCTAG
- a CDS encoding LacI family DNA-binding transcriptional regulator, which produces MPNVTITSLAQQLGISKASVSYALNGRPGVSEETREKVLALAAALGWYPSSSARALSQSRSETIGIVLLRDPAHVGSEPFYLSVLAGIEAVLGEREQNLMLRIVAPDTAGDCATERRDLAVYRRWVGEGRVDGVLLFDESSNDPRGQLLNDLGLPFVVVGGTRALATRSAATVVDQSADAATVVQALHELGHRRIGYISGLPTLGHERARSAAVVDHAQALGISAVVTASDYTAADGEMATIALMAGLDPASKDFPTALFYGNDLMAVGGLAGLKKLGISVPEQVSVVSWDDSIMCQFSSPPVAALNRDIGELGRQSALLLLDIVQGHERANVPMPAGILRRRTSLAAARS; this is translated from the coding sequence ATGCCCAACGTGACAATCACTTCCCTGGCACAGCAGTTGGGCATCTCCAAGGCATCGGTTTCTTATGCGCTCAACGGCCGGCCCGGAGTTAGCGAGGAGACGCGTGAAAAGGTCTTGGCGTTGGCCGCGGCGCTGGGCTGGTACCCCAGTTCAAGTGCCCGGGCGTTGTCACAATCGCGCAGTGAAACCATTGGCATTGTCCTATTGCGCGACCCTGCCCACGTGGGTTCCGAGCCTTTCTACCTGAGTGTTTTGGCGGGCATCGAGGCGGTCCTGGGTGAGCGCGAACAAAACCTCATGCTGCGGATAGTTGCGCCGGACACTGCCGGTGACTGTGCAACCGAACGTCGGGACCTGGCCGTGTACCGCAGGTGGGTGGGGGAGGGCCGCGTGGATGGGGTCCTGCTTTTCGATGAGAGCAGCAACGATCCCCGCGGTCAGTTGCTGAACGATCTTGGCCTGCCCTTCGTTGTTGTGGGCGGCACCCGGGCACTCGCAACCCGAAGTGCAGCAACCGTTGTGGACCAATCGGCCGATGCGGCCACAGTGGTCCAGGCGCTGCATGAGCTGGGACACCGCCGAATCGGTTACATTTCGGGCCTGCCGACGCTGGGGCACGAGCGTGCCAGGAGCGCCGCCGTCGTGGATCATGCGCAAGCGTTGGGGATCTCCGCCGTTGTCACGGCGTCGGATTACACCGCGGCCGACGGGGAGATGGCCACCATTGCGCTGATGGCGGGTCTGGATCCTGCCTCGAAAGACTTTCCCACTGCACTTTTCTACGGAAACGATCTTATGGCCGTGGGTGGGTTGGCCGGACTGAAAAAACTGGGAATTTCCGTGCCCGAGCAGGTTTCCGTGGTCAGTTGGGACGACTCAATTATGTGCCAATTCAGCTCCCCGCCTGTTGCAGCGCTCAACCGCGATATTGGTGAATTGGGCCGCCAATCAGCCCTGCTGTTGCTGGATATTGTTCAGGGTCACGAGCGGGCGAATGTGCCCATGCCAGCGGGTATCTTGCGACGCCGGACCAGCTTGGCTGCTGCGCGCAGCTAG
- a CDS encoding ROK family transcriptional regulator has product MPKSPGLPQSRRESPSTADSPDSAGQPYGQSRAGDVFQLLRDGRARTRAELATITGLARSTVAARIDALSAAGLIGPAGEAVSSGGRPPSRFAFQPSARVILAVDVGATHMLVALLDLRGAVLSEVREDIDIAAGPTPVLDQMLELCGQIFATAGRHERELVGIGIGLPGPVEHSTGKPASPPIMPGWDGFDVPAYVQNRFDVDVLVDNDVNIMALGERASYWPDVENLLFIKVATGIGAGIISGGLLQRGADGTAGDIGHVRVPRGGDVMCRCGNIGCLEAMASGPAVASSLAAAGVPAATAEDVLELARRGNLAAIAAMRQAGRDVGDVLAASVNLLNPSVIVIGGGLSSAGEYLMAGVREIVYQRSLPLATARLRIVQSMAGGHAGVLGAGHMVIDHILSPASVELLVQQQP; this is encoded by the coding sequence ATGCCAAAGTCACCAGGATTGCCCCAGTCGCGCAGGGAGTCGCCAAGCACTGCCGACAGCCCTGATTCTGCCGGTCAGCCGTACGGGCAGTCCCGCGCCGGCGACGTATTTCAACTTTTGCGCGATGGGCGCGCCAGGACCCGGGCGGAACTAGCCACCATCACCGGATTGGCCCGCTCCACCGTTGCTGCCCGCATTGATGCCCTGAGTGCAGCCGGACTCATCGGTCCTGCCGGTGAGGCAGTCTCCTCAGGTGGGCGGCCGCCGTCGCGCTTTGCTTTTCAGCCTTCCGCACGCGTCATCTTGGCCGTGGACGTAGGGGCCACGCACATGCTCGTGGCGTTGCTGGACCTTCGTGGCGCTGTGCTGAGCGAGGTCCGCGAAGACATCGACATTGCTGCCGGGCCAACGCCAGTGTTGGATCAAATGCTTGAACTGTGCGGCCAGATTTTCGCTACGGCCGGGCGCCATGAACGCGAGCTCGTGGGGATCGGCATCGGTCTGCCGGGGCCGGTGGAGCACTCCACAGGCAAGCCGGCCAGCCCGCCCATCATGCCCGGGTGGGATGGCTTTGATGTGCCAGCGTACGTTCAGAATCGCTTTGATGTAGACGTTCTGGTGGACAACGACGTCAACATCATGGCACTGGGAGAACGCGCCTCCTACTGGCCCGACGTCGAGAATTTACTCTTCATAAAGGTGGCCACCGGTATTGGTGCCGGCATCATCAGCGGCGGGCTGCTTCAGCGAGGAGCCGACGGAACGGCCGGGGATATTGGGCACGTGCGCGTTCCTCGTGGCGGTGATGTGATGTGCCGCTGTGGGAATATCGGTTGCCTGGAAGCCATGGCATCGGGCCCGGCCGTGGCGTCGTCGCTGGCCGCGGCAGGAGTTCCGGCAGCAACAGCCGAGGACGTCCTCGAGCTGGCAAGGCGCGGAAATCTGGCCGCCATTGCCGCCATGCGACAGGCCGGACGCGATGTGGGGGATGTGCTTGCCGCGAGCGTGAACCTCTTGAATCCCTCCGTCATTGTGATTGGCGGAGGCCTTTCCTCTGCTGGTGAATACCTCATGGCCGGGGTGCGCGAGATTGTGTACCAACGTTCGCTTCCGCTTGCAACGGCCAGATTGCGCATTGTGCAGTCGATGGCAGGCGGGCACGCGGGCGTCCTAGGTGCCGGGCACATGGTCATCGACCACATCCTTTCACCAGCAAGTGTGGAACTTCTAGTCCAGCAACAGCCTTAG
- a CDS encoding sugar phosphate isomerase/epimerase family protein has product MTYSLQLYTVRKPLEEDLPGTIARVAELGFTKVEPYNFVATADALAAAFAENGITAPSGHAPLLKDDQDEIFAAANKLGITTVIDPFIPADQWQTAEDIQKIADGLNAAAKKGAEYGVRVGYHNHAWELESKINGTSALEYFETLLDPELVLEVDTYWVSVGGANAVDVLTSLGERVKYIHIKDGPLTTDNLAQLPAGQGKVPVWDVIEAAKSLEVGVVEFDDYAGDIFEGIAESLAFLNAGKA; this is encoded by the coding sequence ATGACGTATTCTCTGCAGCTGTACACCGTTCGCAAGCCCCTCGAAGAAGATCTGCCCGGCACCATTGCCCGCGTGGCAGAGCTTGGCTTCACCAAGGTTGAGCCCTACAACTTCGTTGCCACGGCCGACGCCTTGGCCGCAGCCTTTGCCGAAAACGGCATCACAGCCCCTTCAGGCCACGCCCCGCTGCTCAAGGATGACCAGGACGAGATCTTCGCCGCCGCCAACAAGTTGGGCATCACCACAGTGATTGATCCCTTCATCCCGGCCGATCAGTGGCAAACCGCAGAAGACATCCAGAAGATTGCAGACGGCCTCAACGCCGCAGCGAAGAAGGGCGCCGAATACGGCGTCCGCGTGGGTTACCACAACCATGCCTGGGAGCTGGAGTCCAAGATCAACGGCACCAGCGCCCTGGAATACTTTGAGACCCTGCTGGATCCGGAACTTGTTCTCGAAGTGGACACGTACTGGGTTTCCGTTGGCGGCGCCAACGCCGTTGACGTCCTGACCAGCCTCGGCGAGCGCGTCAAGTACATCCACATCAAGGACGGCCCCCTGACCACCGACAATCTGGCGCAACTTCCCGCCGGCCAGGGCAAGGTCCCGGTCTGGGACGTCATTGAAGCCGCCAAGTCCTTGGAAGTTGGCGTCGTTGAATTCGATGACTACGCGGGCGATATCTTTGAAGGCATCGCTGAAAGCCTCGCCTTCCTCAATGCAGGAAAGGCCTGA
- a CDS encoding Gfo/Idh/MocA family protein, translating to MAKTGPVGVAFIGAGNISKQYLDNLTKFPDVKVLVIADLFEEAAAARAAEYGVEISGGVDVALNHPDVEIIVNLTIPAAHVEVATAAIKAGKHVWTEKPFSLDRESGLGLLKEAQAAGLRLGCAPDTFLGAGLQTARRLIDAGEIGTPLTALTMFQSPGPESWHPNPAFLFQEGAGPLFDMAPYYLTALVQAFGPIAKVAAVGNTAFPTRTIGSGPKEGEVFDVEVPTHVSAIAQFESGASSHSVYSFESPKARMGFVEITGTEGTISLPDPNNFDGDIKLCKRGEDDWTSIPATGPADGRGLGVLDMARSIRAGVPHRATGELAYHVLDAMVSISESVDSGEFVQVTSTAPTSEPVPVDWNPAAATL from the coding sequence ATGGCAAAGACAGGACCCGTAGGCGTTGCCTTCATCGGCGCCGGAAACATCAGCAAGCAGTACCTGGACAACCTGACCAAGTTCCCCGACGTCAAGGTACTTGTCATTGCGGACCTCTTTGAGGAAGCCGCAGCCGCCCGCGCAGCCGAGTACGGCGTCGAAATTTCCGGCGGTGTGGACGTAGCCCTGAACCACCCCGACGTTGAAATCATCGTGAACCTGACCATCCCGGCGGCCCACGTTGAGGTTGCCACGGCAGCGATCAAGGCAGGCAAGCACGTCTGGACGGAAAAGCCGTTCTCCCTGGACCGCGAAAGTGGCTTGGGACTCTTGAAGGAAGCACAGGCTGCAGGCCTCCGCTTGGGTTGCGCCCCTGACACCTTCCTTGGTGCAGGCCTGCAGACGGCTCGCCGCCTGATCGACGCCGGCGAAATCGGTACGCCGCTCACGGCACTGACCATGTTCCAGTCCCCCGGCCCGGAGTCATGGCACCCGAACCCGGCATTCCTCTTCCAGGAAGGCGCCGGCCCGCTGTTCGACATGGCTCCTTACTACCTGACAGCGCTGGTTCAGGCCTTTGGCCCAATCGCCAAGGTGGCCGCCGTGGGAAATACCGCATTCCCCACGCGCACCATCGGCTCCGGCCCGAAGGAAGGCGAGGTGTTCGACGTCGAGGTTCCCACCCATGTCAGCGCCATTGCCCAGTTTGAATCCGGCGCATCCTCACACAGCGTCTACAGCTTCGAGTCACCCAAGGCCCGTATGGGATTTGTGGAGATCACGGGCACCGAGGGCACCATCTCCTTGCCCGACCCGAACAACTTCGACGGCGACATCAAGCTGTGCAAGCGCGGCGAAGATGACTGGACGTCCATCCCGGCAACCGGTCCCGCCGATGGCCGCGGCCTGGGCGTACTGGACATGGCCCGCTCCATCCGTGCCGGTGTTCCGCACCGTGCCACGGGCGAGCTGGCCTATCACGTCCTGGACGCCATGGTGTCCATCTCCGAGTCCGTGGACAGCGGCGAATTCGTTCAGGTCACCAGCACGGCTCCGACCTCCGAGCCCGTTCCGGTGGACTGGAACCCCGCCGCAGCAACCCTTTAG
- a CDS encoding Gfo/Idh/MocA family protein, which translates to MTSPQTSGTRPLGVAAIGYAFMGQAHSNAWRTVANHFDVPDFEQKVLVGRDAVAVAAAAKKYGWSESATDWREVITRDDIDIVDICAPGWLHAEIATAALAAGKHVLVEKPLANSLAESESMVAAAQAARNVGVRSMVGFNYRRVPALALARKLIDEGELGTVRQVRASYLQDWLADSEAPMTWRLRKETAGSGALGDIASHAIDQIQHLLGDTVTAVSGKLHTFTTERPGPDGIEPVTVDDAVWATLSMAGGAMASVDVSRVALGQKNALRVEVYGTAGSLTFNLENPNELYFLNGTEPIEVQGFRRILVTEPEHPYISGWWPQGHVIGWEHSFTHQIRDFLHSIADGTDPSPSFEEGLGVQQVLAGIEASSAAGGLTVPVVAVETTPAVEPVETQLLHNS; encoded by the coding sequence ATGACCTCCCCTCAAACATCCGGCACCCGCCCCCTCGGCGTGGCCGCCATTGGCTACGCCTTCATGGGACAAGCCCACTCCAACGCATGGCGCACCGTTGCCAACCACTTCGACGTCCCTGACTTTGAACAAAAGGTTCTCGTAGGACGGGATGCCGTGGCCGTTGCTGCCGCCGCAAAGAAGTATGGCTGGAGTGAATCCGCCACTGATTGGCGGGAGGTCATAACGCGGGACGACATCGACATCGTCGATATTTGCGCCCCGGGATGGCTCCACGCAGAAATTGCGACGGCGGCACTCGCCGCAGGCAAGCACGTGCTGGTTGAGAAGCCGCTAGCCAACTCCTTGGCCGAGTCCGAGTCCATGGTTGCCGCGGCCCAGGCAGCGCGCAATGTTGGCGTACGCTCCATGGTCGGCTTCAACTACCGGAGGGTGCCGGCCCTGGCGCTGGCCCGCAAACTCATCGACGAAGGCGAGTTGGGCACTGTCCGTCAGGTCCGCGCGTCGTACCTGCAGGACTGGCTGGCCGACAGCGAAGCCCCCATGACGTGGCGGCTTCGCAAGGAAACCGCGGGATCGGGCGCCCTGGGCGACATTGCCTCTCACGCCATCGATCAGATCCAGCACCTGCTCGGCGACACCGTCACGGCCGTTTCCGGCAAGTTGCACACCTTCACCACCGAGCGTCCTGGTCCGGACGGGATCGAGCCTGTCACGGTCGACGACGCCGTGTGGGCAACGCTGTCCATGGCGGGCGGAGCCATGGCAAGCGTTGACGTTTCACGCGTGGCACTGGGACAGAAGAATGCCCTGCGCGTAGAGGTTTATGGCACGGCCGGGTCACTAACCTTCAACCTGGAAAACCCCAACGAGCTGTACTTCCTCAACGGCACCGAGCCCATTGAGGTTCAGGGATTCCGACGCATCCTTGTCACGGAACCCGAACACCCCTATATTTCAGGGTGGTGGCCGCAGGGACATGTGATTGGCTGGGAGCACAGCTTTACCCACCAGATTCGCGACTTCCTCCACAGCATCGCCGACGGAACCGATCCGTCACCGTCATTCGAGGAAGGACTCGGTGTCCAGCAAGTACTGGCCGGCATCGAGGCCTCATCGGCGGCAGGCGGATTGACCGTCCCGGTAGTGGCTGTCGAAACCACCCCGGCGGTTGAGCCTGTCGAAACCCAACTCCTCCACAACTCTTAA
- a CDS encoding sugar phosphate isomerase/epimerase family protein, with protein MARPYTLFTGQWADLPFEEVARLASDWGYDGLEIACSGDHLDPWRWDEPGYVEGKLAVLDRYNLKVWAISNHLKGQAVCDDPIDFRHQAIVSAKVWGNGDPEGVRQRAAEEMKLTARLAQALGVKTVVGFTGSSIWQYVAMFPPVPESVIEAGYQDFADRWNPILDVFDECGVRFAHEVHPSEIAYDYWTTVRSLEAIGHREAFGLNWDPSHFMWQGIDPVSFIWDFKDRIYHVDCKDTKLRPTGRNTVMGSHLPWGDPRRGWDFVSAGRGDVPWESSFRALTAIGYDGPISVEWEDAGMDRLQGAPEALAALKKFDFAPSALSFDAAFSNQA; from the coding sequence ATGGCACGCCCCTACACATTGTTCACCGGCCAATGGGCCGATCTCCCCTTCGAAGAGGTAGCGCGACTGGCCTCCGACTGGGGCTACGACGGCTTGGAAATTGCCTGCTCGGGCGATCACCTTGACCCGTGGCGCTGGGACGAGCCCGGCTACGTTGAAGGCAAGCTTGCGGTGCTGGATCGCTACAACCTGAAGGTCTGGGCCATCTCCAACCACCTCAAGGGCCAGGCCGTGTGCGATGATCCCATCGACTTCCGCCACCAAGCGATTGTCAGCGCCAAGGTGTGGGGAAACGGCGACCCCGAGGGCGTGCGCCAACGCGCTGCCGAGGAAATGAAACTGACCGCACGGTTGGCTCAGGCGCTGGGCGTCAAGACAGTGGTTGGCTTCACCGGATCCTCGATCTGGCAGTACGTGGCCATGTTCCCGCCCGTTCCGGAATCCGTAATTGAGGCGGGTTACCAAGACTTCGCCGATCGCTGGAACCCCATCCTGGACGTCTTCGACGAATGTGGTGTGCGCTTCGCCCACGAGGTTCACCCCTCCGAAATCGCCTACGACTACTGGACCACCGTGCGTTCCCTTGAAGCCATTGGCCACCGTGAGGCGTTCGGCCTGAACTGGGATCCGTCGCACTTCATGTGGCAGGGCATTGACCCCGTCTCCTTCATCTGGGACTTCAAGGACCGGATCTACCATGTTGACTGCAAGGACACGAAGCTGCGCCCAACAGGCCGCAACACTGTCATGGGCTCGCACCTCCCGTGGGGAGATCCGCGCCGCGGCTGGGACTTTGTCTCCGCCGGCCGTGGAGACGTGCCCTGGGAATCATCGTTCCGAGCCTTGACGGCCATTGGCTATGACGGCCCCATCTCCGTGGAGTGGGAAGATGCCGGCATGGACCGCCTCCAAGGTGCGCCCGAGGCCCTGGCCGCCCTGAAGAAGTTCGACTTTGCACCGTCCGCACTGTCCTTCGACGCCGCGTTCAGCAACCAGGCCTGA